The Anaeromyxobacter diazotrophicus genome includes the window AGCGGCCCGCCGGCGACGCCGAGCCCGATCGCCAGCCAGAACCAGGTGGTGAAGCGGGAGGGGCGGCCCGCCAGCTCCCGGTAGGCGGAGCCCGCCTGGTAGAACTTCACCACGGGGTAGATGCCGAGCGTCACCGCCCCCAGGCCGAGCAGCGCGCCGGTGGAGACCGGCTCCATCCCCTCCGGCAGCGCGGCCGGACCCGCGGGCGCGGGCGCGGTCGCGGCCGAGGTCGAGGTCGAGGGGCCGGGCGGCGGGAACGTCGGCTCGGCCTGCTCGCTCGCGGGGGCGGACGTCGGCAGCGCCATCGCCACCTCCGGCACGTTCCGGAGCGCCTCCCACCCGCGCATGCCCGAGCGCCAGATCCGCGACTCGGCGCCGAGCCGGCCGGCGCGGACCAGCTCCACCAGCGCGCCGTGCTCGACGGGGCCGGCCTGCCGCCCTTCCCACTCGTACCACCAGATCGCGTCCGCCATCCCCGTCCCCGTCCGCGTCAGCGGTGGACCTGCGCCAGCACGCAGGTGATGTTGTCGATGCCGCCCGCCTCGTTGGCGGCGGCGATGAGCCCCTGCACCGCGCGCGGCAGGTCCGCCCGGGCGCCGCGCAGGATCTCGGCGATGCGCGCGTCCGGCACCATCCCCGACAGCCCGTCGCAGCAGAGGAGGACCTCGTCGCCCTCCTCCAGCGGGACCCGCAGCAGGTCCACCTCCAGGTCGTCGCGCATGCCGAGCGCCCGCACGATGACGTTCTTGTGCGGGAACGCGTCGATCTCCGCCGCGCTGGGCCGGTGCACCCGGATGAAGTCGTTGAGGAGCGAGTGGTCCTCGGTGAGCTGGGCGAGCACGCCCCGCCGGTAGAGGTAGGCGCGGCTGTCGCCCACGTGGGCCACCAGCGCCTCGGGCGCGCGGTCGGAGAACCAGGCGGTGACGAGCGTCGTGCCCATCCCGCGCAGCCGCTCGTCCGCCCGGGCGCGCTGGCGGATGCGCTGGTTCGCGAGCTTCACCCCGGCGATGAGCCGGTTCTCGTGCTCGCCGCGGCGGGGATCCTCCGGGAAGGGCCAGGTGGCCT containing:
- a CDS encoding DUF4339 domain-containing protein gives rise to the protein MADAIWWYEWEGRQAGPVEHGALVELVRAGRLGAESRIWRSGMRGWEALRNVPEVAMALPTSAPASEQAEPTFPPPGPSTSTSAATAPAPAGPAALPEGMEPVSTGALLGLGAVTLGIYPVVKFYQAGSAYRELAGRPSRFTTWFWLAIGLGVAGGPLHALGGFPGFTAHLAAVAFTVLTLFELLALRADVVRRHAVAPVLTSDATHKALFICGLLTWWFVVGLVLLAVEAVKLFDDHRALGDALRARRAAPPPAPAVAPLVPGLVAAPGGKTCAGCGNALAPPARFCDRCGRAVEPG
- a CDS encoding protein phosphatase 2C domain-containing protein, which encodes MRLTAAGDSHVGLRRAHNEDAFLLLLEERLLCVADGMGGHASGEVAARVAVEEMAEFFSLTGRDEEATWPFPEDPRRGEHENRLIAGVKLANQRIRQRARADERLRGMGTTLVTAWFSDRAPEALVAHVGDSRAYLYRRGVLAQLTEDHSLLNDFIRVHRPSAAEIDAFPHKNVIVRALGMRDDLEVDLLRVPLEEGDEVLLCCDGLSGMVPDARIAEILRGARADLPRAVQGLIAAANEAGGIDNITCVLAQVHR